One window of Channa argus isolate prfri chromosome 4, Channa argus male v1.0, whole genome shotgun sequence genomic DNA carries:
- the zpd gene encoding zona pellucida glycoprotein d isoform X3: MTQIGMKLSVVLVLLGFTRHCVEGKNECRCRHVSWVVALRVTESCPPRVSAGICSVEHCTDPSRCVLSKDQRRCNCILGYYADRCDQNAHINVMCGRDYISISAAEDFFKYHNVPLESLHLPNKSCRAQREVIGGVAYYMARLPKDKYLTCGGKLLVKNYTHISYSLSLISDPQVIGNIIRDPVIKMNYTCDYPYIRRVSLPFPLIPFFSEAVIHADEVDITIQMMLYTDHTFTKAFSSAPTIELSDKVYVEVTVREHGDIFLLRVNECWATQTSQPNSTQGSVHTLLLNGCVNDQTVYFLNGSDGQSGRNGEGSTVRYSFDMFRFTADPPELYLHCTVQLCDREDLISCIPNCNSISKREAVMTDPIQGLLSYGPIRIEMPDRPQFSVLLTVVLIVAGIWTVGFFLIILTTLVKRGNRKLSQIEQ; this comes from the exons atgACACAAATAGGCATGAAG CTGAGCGTGGTCCTCGTGCTTCTTGGCTTCACGCGCCACTGTGTTGAAGGTAAGAATGAGTGCCGCTGCAGACATGTCAGCTGGGTTGTAGCTCTGCGGGTTACTGAGTCATGTCCTCCCCGTGTCTCTGCAGGGATCTGCAGTGTGGAGCACTGTACTGACCCCTCAAGATGTGTGCTGTCCAAAGACCAGAGACGCTGCAACTGTATCCTGGGATATTATGCAGACCGGTGTGACCAAA ATGCCCACATTAATGTCATGTGTGGCAGAGACTACATATCAATCAGTGCGGCAgaagatttctttaaatatcACAATGTGCCACTGGAGTCTCTGCACTTGCCCAACAAATCGTGTCGTGCTCAGAGAGAGGTCATTGGTGGTGTGGCATACTACATGGCCAGGCTACCCAAAGATAAATATCTGACTTGTGGAGGCAAGCTATTGGTG AAAAACTACACGCACATCTCCTACTCACTGAGTTTAATATCAGACCCTCAGGTTATTGGAAACATCATCAGAGATCCAGTCATTAAAATGAACTACACATGTGATTATCCATACATCAGAAGAGTCAGCCTTCCTTTCCCACTCATCCCCTTTTTCAG CGAGGCAGTGATACATGCAGATGAAGTCGACATCACGATACAGATGATGCTGTACACAGACCACACCTTTACGAAAGCCTTCAGCAGCGCCCCCACTATAGAACTCAGCGACAAG gTGTATGTCGAGGTGACCGTGAGAGAGCATGGAGATATTTTCCTGCTTCGAGTTAATGAGTGCTGGGCTACACAGACTTCCCAGCCCAACAGTACCCAGGGATCGGTTCACACTCTGCTTCTGAACGG GTGTGTGAACGACCAAACCGTCTACTTCCTTAACGGGAGTGATGGACAATCCGGGCGTAATGGAGAGGGCTCCACCGTTCGCTACAGTTTTGACATGTTTCGATTTACAGCAGATCCACCCGAACTCTATCTCCACTGCACTGTGCAGCTCTGTGATCGAGAAGACCTCATATCCTGCATACCT aaCTGTAATTCGATTAGTAAGAGAGAGGCAGTGATGACAGACCCTATCCAGGGCCTCCTGTCATATGGACCCATCAGAATCGAAATGCCAGACAGGCCTCAATTCA gtGTACTGTTGACAGTGGTGCTGATTGTAGCAGGTATCTGGACTGTAGGCttcttcctcatcatcctcaCCACCTTGGTCAAGAGGGGCAACAGGAAACTTTCACAAATCGAGCAATGA
- the zpd gene encoding zona pellucida glycoprotein d isoform X2 yields MTQIGMKLSVVLVLLGFTRHCVEGICSVEHCTDPSRCVLSKDQRRCNCILGYYADRCDQNAHINVMCGRDYISISAAEDFFKYHNVPLESLHLPNKSCRAQREVIGGVAYYMARLPKDKYLTCGGKLLVKNYTHISYSLSLISDPQVIGNIIRDPVIKMNYTCDYPYIRRVSLPFPLIPFFSEAVIHADEVDITIQMMLYTDHTFTKAFSSAPTIELSDKVYVEVTVREHGDIFLLRVNECWATQTSQPNSTQGSVHTLLLNGFDHPNDLTDHFSSGFTHCQDPPLLLLPISLFRCVNDQTVYFLNGSDGQSGRNGEGSTVRYSFDMFRFTADPPELYLHCTVQLCDREDLISCIPNCNSISKREAVMTDPIQGLLSYGPIRIEMPDRPQFSVLLTVVLIVAGIWTVGFFLIILTTLVKRGNRKLSQIEQ; encoded by the exons atgACACAAATAGGCATGAAG CTGAGCGTGGTCCTCGTGCTTCTTGGCTTCACGCGCCACTGTGTTGAAG GGATCTGCAGTGTGGAGCACTGTACTGACCCCTCAAGATGTGTGCTGTCCAAAGACCAGAGACGCTGCAACTGTATCCTGGGATATTATGCAGACCGGTGTGACCAAA ATGCCCACATTAATGTCATGTGTGGCAGAGACTACATATCAATCAGTGCGGCAgaagatttctttaaatatcACAATGTGCCACTGGAGTCTCTGCACTTGCCCAACAAATCGTGTCGTGCTCAGAGAGAGGTCATTGGTGGTGTGGCATACTACATGGCCAGGCTACCCAAAGATAAATATCTGACTTGTGGAGGCAAGCTATTGGTG AAAAACTACACGCACATCTCCTACTCACTGAGTTTAATATCAGACCCTCAGGTTATTGGAAACATCATCAGAGATCCAGTCATTAAAATGAACTACACATGTGATTATCCATACATCAGAAGAGTCAGCCTTCCTTTCCCACTCATCCCCTTTTTCAG CGAGGCAGTGATACATGCAGATGAAGTCGACATCACGATACAGATGATGCTGTACACAGACCACACCTTTACGAAAGCCTTCAGCAGCGCCCCCACTATAGAACTCAGCGACAAG gTGTATGTCGAGGTGACCGTGAGAGAGCATGGAGATATTTTCCTGCTTCGAGTTAATGAGTGCTGGGCTACACAGACTTCCCAGCCCAACAGTACCCAGGGATCGGTTCACACTCTGCTTCTGAACGGGTTTGATCATCCCAATGACTTAACAGATCATTTCAGCTCTGGTTTTACACACTGCCAAGATCCACCCCTTCTCCTTCTCCCCATCTCTTTATTCAGGTGTGTGAACGACCAAACCGTCTACTTCCTTAACGGGAGTGATGGACAATCCGGGCGTAATGGAGAGGGCTCCACCGTTCGCTACAGTTTTGACATGTTTCGATTTACAGCAGATCCACCCGAACTCTATCTCCACTGCACTGTGCAGCTCTGTGATCGAGAAGACCTCATATCCTGCATACCT aaCTGTAATTCGATTAGTAAGAGAGAGGCAGTGATGACAGACCCTATCCAGGGCCTCCTGTCATATGGACCCATCAGAATCGAAATGCCAGACAGGCCTCAATTCA gtGTACTGTTGACAGTGGTGCTGATTGTAGCAGGTATCTGGACTGTAGGCttcttcctcatcatcctcaCCACCTTGGTCAAGAGGGGCAACAGGAAACTTTCACAAATCGAGCAATGA
- the zpd gene encoding zona pellucida glycoprotein d isoform X4, protein MTQIGMKLSVVLVLLGFTRHCVEGICSVEHCTDPSRCVLSKDQRRCNCILGYYADRCDQNAHINVMCGRDYISISAAEDFFKYHNVPLESLHLPNKSCRAQREVIGGVAYYMARLPKDKYLTCGGKLLVKNYTHISYSLSLISDPQVIGNIIRDPVIKMNYTCDYPYIRRVSLPFPLIPFFSEAVIHADEVDITIQMMLYTDHTFTKAFSSAPTIELSDKVYVEVTVREHGDIFLLRVNECWATQTSQPNSTQGSVHTLLLNGCVNDQTVYFLNGSDGQSGRNGEGSTVRYSFDMFRFTADPPELYLHCTVQLCDREDLISCIPNCNSISKREAVMTDPIQGLLSYGPIRIEMPDRPQFSVLLTVVLIVAGIWTVGFFLIILTTLVKRGNRKLSQIEQ, encoded by the exons atgACACAAATAGGCATGAAG CTGAGCGTGGTCCTCGTGCTTCTTGGCTTCACGCGCCACTGTGTTGAAG GGATCTGCAGTGTGGAGCACTGTACTGACCCCTCAAGATGTGTGCTGTCCAAAGACCAGAGACGCTGCAACTGTATCCTGGGATATTATGCAGACCGGTGTGACCAAA ATGCCCACATTAATGTCATGTGTGGCAGAGACTACATATCAATCAGTGCGGCAgaagatttctttaaatatcACAATGTGCCACTGGAGTCTCTGCACTTGCCCAACAAATCGTGTCGTGCTCAGAGAGAGGTCATTGGTGGTGTGGCATACTACATGGCCAGGCTACCCAAAGATAAATATCTGACTTGTGGAGGCAAGCTATTGGTG AAAAACTACACGCACATCTCCTACTCACTGAGTTTAATATCAGACCCTCAGGTTATTGGAAACATCATCAGAGATCCAGTCATTAAAATGAACTACACATGTGATTATCCATACATCAGAAGAGTCAGCCTTCCTTTCCCACTCATCCCCTTTTTCAG CGAGGCAGTGATACATGCAGATGAAGTCGACATCACGATACAGATGATGCTGTACACAGACCACACCTTTACGAAAGCCTTCAGCAGCGCCCCCACTATAGAACTCAGCGACAAG gTGTATGTCGAGGTGACCGTGAGAGAGCATGGAGATATTTTCCTGCTTCGAGTTAATGAGTGCTGGGCTACACAGACTTCCCAGCCCAACAGTACCCAGGGATCGGTTCACACTCTGCTTCTGAACGG GTGTGTGAACGACCAAACCGTCTACTTCCTTAACGGGAGTGATGGACAATCCGGGCGTAATGGAGAGGGCTCCACCGTTCGCTACAGTTTTGACATGTTTCGATTTACAGCAGATCCACCCGAACTCTATCTCCACTGCACTGTGCAGCTCTGTGATCGAGAAGACCTCATATCCTGCATACCT aaCTGTAATTCGATTAGTAAGAGAGAGGCAGTGATGACAGACCCTATCCAGGGCCTCCTGTCATATGGACCCATCAGAATCGAAATGCCAGACAGGCCTCAATTCA gtGTACTGTTGACAGTGGTGCTGATTGTAGCAGGTATCTGGACTGTAGGCttcttcctcatcatcctcaCCACCTTGGTCAAGAGGGGCAACAGGAAACTTTCACAAATCGAGCAATGA
- the zpd gene encoding zona pellucida glycoprotein d isoform X1, with the protein MTQIGMKLSVVLVLLGFTRHCVEGKNECRCRHVSWVVALRVTESCPPRVSAGICSVEHCTDPSRCVLSKDQRRCNCILGYYADRCDQNAHINVMCGRDYISISAAEDFFKYHNVPLESLHLPNKSCRAQREVIGGVAYYMARLPKDKYLTCGGKLLVKNYTHISYSLSLISDPQVIGNIIRDPVIKMNYTCDYPYIRRVSLPFPLIPFFSEAVIHADEVDITIQMMLYTDHTFTKAFSSAPTIELSDKVYVEVTVREHGDIFLLRVNECWATQTSQPNSTQGSVHTLLLNGFDHPNDLTDHFSSGFTHCQDPPLLLLPISLFRCVNDQTVYFLNGSDGQSGRNGEGSTVRYSFDMFRFTADPPELYLHCTVQLCDREDLISCIPNCNSISKREAVMTDPIQGLLSYGPIRIEMPDRPQFSVLLTVVLIVAGIWTVGFFLIILTTLVKRGNRKLSQIEQ; encoded by the exons atgACACAAATAGGCATGAAG CTGAGCGTGGTCCTCGTGCTTCTTGGCTTCACGCGCCACTGTGTTGAAGGTAAGAATGAGTGCCGCTGCAGACATGTCAGCTGGGTTGTAGCTCTGCGGGTTACTGAGTCATGTCCTCCCCGTGTCTCTGCAGGGATCTGCAGTGTGGAGCACTGTACTGACCCCTCAAGATGTGTGCTGTCCAAAGACCAGAGACGCTGCAACTGTATCCTGGGATATTATGCAGACCGGTGTGACCAAA ATGCCCACATTAATGTCATGTGTGGCAGAGACTACATATCAATCAGTGCGGCAgaagatttctttaaatatcACAATGTGCCACTGGAGTCTCTGCACTTGCCCAACAAATCGTGTCGTGCTCAGAGAGAGGTCATTGGTGGTGTGGCATACTACATGGCCAGGCTACCCAAAGATAAATATCTGACTTGTGGAGGCAAGCTATTGGTG AAAAACTACACGCACATCTCCTACTCACTGAGTTTAATATCAGACCCTCAGGTTATTGGAAACATCATCAGAGATCCAGTCATTAAAATGAACTACACATGTGATTATCCATACATCAGAAGAGTCAGCCTTCCTTTCCCACTCATCCCCTTTTTCAG CGAGGCAGTGATACATGCAGATGAAGTCGACATCACGATACAGATGATGCTGTACACAGACCACACCTTTACGAAAGCCTTCAGCAGCGCCCCCACTATAGAACTCAGCGACAAG gTGTATGTCGAGGTGACCGTGAGAGAGCATGGAGATATTTTCCTGCTTCGAGTTAATGAGTGCTGGGCTACACAGACTTCCCAGCCCAACAGTACCCAGGGATCGGTTCACACTCTGCTTCTGAACGGGTTTGATCATCCCAATGACTTAACAGATCATTTCAGCTCTGGTTTTACACACTGCCAAGATCCACCCCTTCTCCTTCTCCCCATCTCTTTATTCAGGTGTGTGAACGACCAAACCGTCTACTTCCTTAACGGGAGTGATGGACAATCCGGGCGTAATGGAGAGGGCTCCACCGTTCGCTACAGTTTTGACATGTTTCGATTTACAGCAGATCCACCCGAACTCTATCTCCACTGCACTGTGCAGCTCTGTGATCGAGAAGACCTCATATCCTGCATACCT aaCTGTAATTCGATTAGTAAGAGAGAGGCAGTGATGACAGACCCTATCCAGGGCCTCCTGTCATATGGACCCATCAGAATCGAAATGCCAGACAGGCCTCAATTCA gtGTACTGTTGACAGTGGTGCTGATTGTAGCAGGTATCTGGACTGTAGGCttcttcctcatcatcctcaCCACCTTGGTCAAGAGGGGCAACAGGAAACTTTCACAAATCGAGCAATGA
- the nup93 gene encoding nuclear pore complex protein Nup93 isoform X2, with amino-acid sequence MLVQWEQVKQRVLHTLLGAGEDALDFSQDVEPSFVSEVTAPGRSALDSVEVAYGRQIYIFNEKIVNGHIQPNLGDLCASVAESLDNKNVSDMWLMVKQMTDVLLVPAKDTLKSRISVEMQMAFVRQALNFLENSYKNYTMVTVFGNLHQAQLGGVPGTYQLVRSFLNIKLPGPMPGMQDGEIEGHPVWAVIYYCLRCGDLNAAMQVVNRVQHQLGDFKAWFQEYMKSPDRRISPASENKLRLHYRRVLRNSADPYKRAVYCLIGKCDINDNHVEVADKTEDYLWLKLNQVCFDDDGSSSPQDRLTLPQLQKQLLEDYGESHFSASQQPFLYFQVLFLTAQFEAAVAFLFRVERLRSHAVHVALVLYELRLLLKSSGQSAQLLSQEPGDPPMVRRLNFIRLLMLYTRKFESTDPREALQYFYFLRNEKDSQGENMFMRCVSELVIESREFDMLLGRLEKDGSRKPGVIDKFAGDTRAIISKVALEAENKGLFEEAVKLYELAKNPDKVLELMNRLLSPIIAQVSAPQSNKERLKNTAVAIAERYRSQGIAGEKSVDSTFYLLLDLMTFFDEYHAGHVDRAYDVMERLKLLPLSQDSVEERVAAFRNFSDEVRHNLSEVLLATMNILFTQYKRLKGAPAGTSGRPQRTIEDRDMQLRSQARALITFAGMIPYNMAGDTNARLVQMELLMN; translated from the exons ATGCTGGTCCAGTGGGAGCAAGTGAAGCAGAGAGTTCTGCACACATTACTTGGAGCAGGAGAGGATGCTCTGGACTTCAGTCAAGATGTGGAG CCCAGCTTTGTGAGTGAAGTGACTGCCCCAGGAAGAAGTGCATTAGACAGTGTGGAGGTGGCCTATGGACGACAG atttacattttcaatgagAAGATAGTGAATGGTCACATTCAGCCTAACCTGGGAGACTTGTGTGCTTCTGTAGCAGAAAGCCTGGATAACAAG AATGTATCAGACATGTGGCTGATGGTGAAACAGATGACAGATGTGTTGCTGGTTCCAGCTAAAGACACCCTCAAGAGTCGCATTTCTGTTGAAATGCAAATGGCCTTTGTACGTCAGGCGCTCAACTTCCTTGAGAACAG CTATAAAAACTACACAATGGTTACTGTCTTTGGAAACCTCCATCAAGCCCAACTAGGAGGGGTGCCAGGAACATACCAACTAGTTCGCAGCTTCCTCAACATTAAACTACCAGGGCCCATGCCTGGCATGCAG GATGGTGAGATAGAGGGCCACCCAGTGTGGGCTGTAATCTACTACTGTCTACGGTGTGGCGATCTGAATGCAGCCATGCAGGTGGTGAACAGAGTGCAACATCAGCTAGGAGACTTCAAGGCCTGGTTCCAAGAATACATGAAGAGCCCTGACAGACG tATTTCCCCAGCATCTGAGAATAAGCTTCGTCTCCACTACCGCAGAGTGCTGAGGAACAGCGCTGACCCCTACAAGAGAGCTGTCTACTGTCTTATTGGGAAATGTGACATCAATGACAACCATGTAGAGGTCGCAGACAAAACAGAAGACTACCTCTGGCTTAAA TTGAACCAGGTGTGTTTTGATGATGATGGCAGCAGCTCTCCTCAGGACAGACTGACTCTGCCACAGCTTCAGAAACAGCTGCTGGAGGATTATG GCGAATCCCATTTTTCTGCAAGCCAGCAGCCCTTTCTTTATTTCCAGGTGTTGTTCCTGACAGCTCAATTTGAGGCAGCAGTGGCTTTTTTGTTTCGTGTTGAGAGACTTCGGAGTCATGCTGTGCATGTGGCGCTGGTTCTGTACGAGCTCCGGCTTCTTCTAAAGTCATCTGGCCAAAGTGCTCAGCTGT TGAGTCAGGAGCCTGGGGACCCTCCTATGGTACGTCGCCTCAACTTTATCCGTCTGCTCATGCTTTACACTCGCAAATTTGAGTCCACTGATCCTAGGGAGGCCCTGCAGTACTTCTACTTCTTACG taatGAGAAGGACAGCCAGGGGGAAAACATGTTCATGCGTTGTGTCAGTGAGCTTGTTATTGAGAGTCGAGAG TTCGACATGCTGTTGGGAAGATTGGAGAAGGACGGCAGCAGGAAG CCCGGAGTCATAGATAAGTTTGCTGGTGACACCAGAGCAATTATCAGTAAAGTGGCTCTAGAGGCTGAGAATAAGGGCTTGTTTGAGGAGGCTGTAAAACTCTATGAGCTGGCAAAG AACCCAGATAAGGTGCTAGAGCTGATGAACAGACTGTTGAGTCCAATCATTGCTCAGGTCAGCGCTCCTCAGTCCAACAAGGAAAGACtaaaaaacactgcagtggCCATTGCTGAAAG GTATCGTTCTCAGGGCATAGCAGGAGAGAAGTCAGTTGATAGTACTTTCTACCTGCTGTTAGACCTGATGACATTCTTTGACGAATACCACGCAGGTCATGTCGACAGAGCCTATGAT GTGATGGAGCGTTTAAAGCTTCTTCCTCTTAGTCAGGACAGCGTGGAGGAGAGAGTGGCTGCATTCAGGAACTTCAGTGATGAG GTGCGTCACAACCTGTCGGAGGTGCTGTTGGCCACCATGAACATTTTGTTCACTCAGTACAAACGCCTAAAGGGTGCACCAGCAGGCACATCAGGAAGACCACAGAGGACCATAGAGGACAGAGACATG CAACTGCGCAGCCAGGCCAGAGCATTGATCACCTTTGCTGGTATGATTCCCTACAACATGGCTGGGGACACCAACGCGAGACTGGTGCAGATGGAATTACTGATGAACTAG